The following are encoded together in the Pithys albifrons albifrons isolate INPA30051 chromosome 5, PitAlb_v1, whole genome shotgun sequence genome:
- the FGFBP2 gene encoding fibroblast growth factor-binding protein 2 yields MKSFALLFLVVICGVGALGQKLKPKKRSNGEEIKFRTKTKDVCTMSISGDDEEMKLRIECKSQGMSYWCEFTGKPSVCRAFRNNPKIYWNQIAAELRKIPHACESTEVLKTTMCQKAPPEALMKQIAAGVEPEDVENQEKSIQKTSLRGAEQGPENETEAMKLAREHCWESLHGFCSYIIGIFRG; encoded by the coding sequence ATGAAGagttttgctcttcttttcctAGTTGTTATCTGTGGTGTGGGAGCATTGGGACAGAAGCTGAAGCCAAAGAAGAGAAGCAATGGTGAAGAAATCAAATTCCGGACTAAAACCAAAGATGTTTGCACAATGAGCATTAGTGGGGATGACGAGGAGATGAAACTTAGAATTGAATGCAAAAGCCAAGGCATGTCCTACTGGTGTGAATTTACTGGCAAGCCATCAGTCTGTCGTGCTTTCAGAAACAATCCAAAGATTTACTGGAATCAGATCGCCGCAGAACTTAGAAAAATCCCGCACGCTTGTGAATCCACAGAAGTGTTGAAGACCACCATGTGCCAAAAGGCTCCCCCAGAGGCTCTCATGAAGCAAATAGCTGCTGGTGTGGAGCCAGAAGATgtagaaaaccaggaaaaatcAATCCAGAAAACATCTCTTagaggagcagagcaagggcctgaaaatgaaacagaagcaaTGAAACTGGCACGAGAACATTGCTGGGAATCCCTGCATGGTTTCTGCTCCTACATTATTGGTATCTTTAGGGGTTAA